The Mytilus galloprovincialis chromosome 2, xbMytGall1.hap1.1, whole genome shotgun sequence genome has a window encoding:
- the LOC143062722 gene encoding uncharacterized protein LOC143062722 — protein MGMGKKNKKRAVESLDDQDIDEPDSFQSPDNMTKSGKKLKLDKIAVSAIKLGSVSPSSKKNNILKKDKDKLSAKKKLLSDNVSMVTESTPSSSNSSHKKLKHKADNDDSENVTENEGHTKLKQKDLSAKKGNKGLDLNTAVFTTQEDYDFIRYHLDMVPPHILMDKSKVIEEDSDEGEMYLSKGKPLSKKSGNKGSFSNKTAPAMQADNDTSTGTYSKIKEKMKHKKHKKNKKESTDTEAGNERSQMLREKLVARIEELKGKRNLTTDELLEKKRLRRRESKLKKKMTKKEDKNKGNLTKPEINGDISVKKPAVTPVKDKSTGKMVFSKFDFVDSGDKEAPQNNFKGKDFKRLLEKVEKKKQKIEKLKETNPDAAKAVASKESWKKVMAKAEGEKIKDDPNLLKKSLKKKEKFKEKRKKQWDERTSQTEHRMKAQQDKRQKNIDSRKKAKIDKKIKRSKKKGRMVPGF, from the exons ATGGGCATgggaaagaaaaacaagaaaagggCAGTTGAATCACTTGATGACCAAGATATTGACGAGCCAGACAGTTTTCAAAGTCCGGACAACATGACCAAATCAGGAAAAAAATTGAAACTAGACAAGATTGCAGTGTCAGCAATTAAACTAGGGTCTGTGTCTCCTTCAAGTAAAAAGAACAATATTTTAAAGAAGGATAAAGACAAACTTtctgctaaaaaaaaattgttatcagACAATGTTTCTATGGTTACAGAGTCAACACCAAGCAGTTCAAACAGTTCTCACAAGAAATTGAAACATAAGGCTGACAATGATGATTCAGAAAATGTAACTGAGAATGAAGGCcatacaaaattaaaacagaaagattTGTCAGCCAAGAAGGGAAATAAAGGATTAGACTTGAATACTGCTGTTTTCACCACACAAGAAGATTACGATTTTATTAGATACCATTTAGATATGGTTCCACCACACATTCTTATGGATAAAAGTAAGGTGATTGAAGAGGATTCAGATG AAGGTGAGATGTACTTATCAAAAGGGAAACCCCTTAGCAAAAAGTCTGGGAACAAAGGaagtttttcaaataaaacagcTCCAGCAATGCAAGCTGACAATGACACCTCTACAGGGACAT ACagcaaaattaaagaaaagatgaagcataaaaaacacaaaaagaacaAGAAAGAATCAACAGATACAGAAGCTGGAAATGAGAGGTCGCAGATGCTTAGAGAAAAGTTAGTGGCCAGGATTGAAGAGTTGAAAG GTAAAAGAAATCTTACTACAGATGAATTATTAGAGAAAAAAAGATTAAGAAGAAGAGAAAGCAAgttgaaaaagaaaatgacaaaaaaggaaGATAAAAATAAAGGTAATTTGACGAAACCAGAAATCAATGGAGACATTTCTGTCAAGAAACCAGCTGTCACACCTGTGAAGGATAAAAGTACGGGGAAAATGGTGTTCAGTAAATTTGACTTTGTTGACTCTGGGGATAAAGAGGCCCCCCAGAATAATTTTAAGGGGAAGGATTTTAAGAGACTCTTAGAAAAAGTGGagaagaaaaagcagaaaatagaAAAACTAAAAGAAACAAATCCAGATGCTGCCAAAGCTGTCGCAAGTAAAGAGTCATGGAAAAAAGTTATGGCCAAAGCTGAGGGCGAAAAGATAAAAGACGATCCAAATTTGTTAAAGAAAAGTTTGAAAAAGAAAGAGAAATTCAAGGAAAAAAGGAAGAAACAGTGGGATGAACGAACATCTCAGACTGAACATCGAATGAAAGCTCAGCAAGATAAAAGACAGAAAAACATAGACTCTAGAAAAAAAGCTAAAATAGACAAAAAGATTAAACGCTCCAAAAAGAAAGGACGGATGGTGCCTGgattttaa